In Geobacter anodireducens, a genomic segment contains:
- a CDS encoding DEAD/DEAH box helicase, protein MPGEMTEDRLVQQTVADYLLHDLKWDESVFAYNEEILGPDGTLGRTSEKEVVLVRHLRQALERLNPSLPAPAYEAAIKQIAETNAAKSTLQLNREKHALYRDGVLVSFKNGKGQIEQRRLRVFDFGEPENNHFLVVRELWVKGSLYRRRPDILCFVNGIPLVFFELKNVWKDIRRAYNENLTDYRDQSIPHLFDHNAVVILSNGIEARAGAFSSKYEHFFDWKRLDEAEAGIVDLETLLKGICSKRALLDIVENFTLFDESSGKLVKIVARNHQYLGVNRAVAAVRDREARNGQLGVFWHTQGSGKSYSMVFFAEKAHRKLPGNFTFLVVTDREDLDNQIYKTFAGCGVVDNDKDNCRAASGDDLLATLKADKPYVFTMVHKFNRDVDPDDPYSRRDDIIVISDEAHRTQYGRLALNMRNALPNAHYIGFTGTPLFKDDEITKRIFGDYVSTYDFQRAVDDGATVPLFYDNRGEKLAITTTDINERIAEKIASFDLDEDQRASLERELGRDYHIITAGPRLDAIARDFVRHHTTRWETGKAMLVCLDKVTCVRMFELIQAHWRERVREVEAAVARAADEQEEIHLRRQLAWLRETRMAVVVSEEQNEVKRFREWNLDITPHRVLMKGGFETADGRRVDMETAFKDEAHPFRVVIVCAMWLTGFDVPSLATLYLDKPLKAHTLMQAIARANRVNEGKNNGLIVDYCGILKNLRKALATFTVPTDGGGTGGGGTDPVKPDEELLADLAEALELTGRFLVERGFQLSWVVERGGFERNAAIARAKEVINSSEETRKRFEIMARAVFKKFKACLAVEGVNDHKPLHDAVDIIYKRLQDDRDKADIDAVLRELHELVEGAIDVAKEPAEDYGKIYDLSKIDFERLCREFKRCGQKNTITYALAVQVENRLLRMIQRNPLRSDYYQRYQEIIRDYNREKDRITIEETFAALLRFVAELDQEEKRAIREGLDEEHLALFDLLAKPELSPANREKLKRVSQKLLDTLKAEKLRMDSWREKEATRADVRAFIFDFLYDEQDGLPADDYTDEEVAVRTSLVFEHIYQQYPDLEHSVYQVQ, encoded by the coding sequence ATGCCGGGAGAAATGACCGAGGACCGCCTGGTCCAGCAGACCGTGGCCGACTACCTGCTGCACGATCTGAAGTGGGACGAGTCGGTCTTTGCCTACAACGAGGAGATCCTCGGTCCCGACGGCACCCTCGGCCGCACCTCGGAGAAGGAGGTGGTGCTCGTCCGCCATCTCCGGCAGGCCCTGGAAAGGCTTAACCCCTCTCTCCCCGCGCCCGCCTACGAAGCCGCCATCAAGCAGATCGCCGAAACGAACGCCGCCAAGTCCACCCTCCAGCTGAACCGCGAGAAGCATGCCCTCTACCGGGACGGCGTGCTGGTGTCGTTCAAGAACGGCAAGGGGCAGATCGAGCAGCGGCGCCTCCGGGTCTTCGATTTCGGGGAGCCGGAGAACAACCACTTTCTCGTGGTGCGCGAGTTGTGGGTGAAGGGCTCCCTCTACCGCCGCCGGCCCGACATCCTCTGCTTCGTGAACGGCATCCCCCTGGTTTTCTTCGAGCTGAAGAACGTCTGGAAGGACATCCGCCGGGCCTACAACGAGAACCTCACCGACTACCGGGACCAGAGCATCCCCCACCTCTTCGACCACAACGCCGTGGTGATCCTCTCCAACGGCATCGAGGCCAGGGCCGGGGCCTTTTCCAGCAAGTACGAGCATTTCTTCGACTGGAAGCGTCTCGATGAGGCCGAGGCGGGGATTGTCGACCTTGAGACCCTCCTGAAGGGGATCTGCTCCAAGCGGGCGCTGCTGGATATCGTGGAGAACTTTACCCTCTTTGACGAATCGTCGGGGAAGCTGGTGAAGATCGTGGCCCGCAACCACCAGTACCTGGGGGTGAACCGGGCCGTGGCGGCGGTGCGGGACCGGGAGGCGCGCAACGGGCAGCTGGGGGTTTTCTGGCACACCCAGGGGAGCGGCAAGTCGTACTCCATGGTCTTTTTCGCCGAAAAGGCGCACCGCAAGCTCCCGGGCAATTTCACCTTCCTGGTGGTCACCGACCGGGAAGACCTGGACAACCAGATCTACAAGACCTTCGCGGGCTGCGGCGTCGTGGACAACGACAAGGACAACTGCCGGGCCGCCTCGGGGGATGATCTCCTCGCCACCCTGAAGGCGGACAAGCCCTACGTCTTCACCATGGTCCACAAGTTCAACAGGGACGTGGACCCCGACGACCCCTATTCCCGCCGCGACGATATCATCGTCATCTCCGACGAGGCCCACCGCACCCAGTACGGCCGGCTGGCCCTGAACATGCGCAACGCCCTGCCAAACGCCCACTACATCGGCTTCACCGGCACCCCCCTCTTCAAGGACGACGAGATCACCAAGCGGATCTTCGGCGACTACGTCTCCACCTACGATTTCCAGCGGGCCGTGGACGACGGCGCCACGGTGCCCCTCTTCTACGACAACCGGGGGGAGAAGCTGGCCATCACCACCACCGACATCAACGAACGGATCGCCGAGAAGATCGCCTCCTTCGACCTGGACGAGGACCAGCGGGCGTCCCTGGAGCGGGAACTGGGGCGGGACTACCACATCATCACCGCCGGCCCCCGGCTCGACGCCATCGCCCGGGACTTCGTCCGGCACCACACCACCCGGTGGGAGACCGGCAAGGCGATGCTGGTCTGCCTCGACAAGGTGACCTGCGTCCGGATGTTCGAGTTGATCCAGGCGCACTGGCGGGAGCGGGTCAGGGAGGTGGAGGCGGCGGTGGCGCGGGCCGCCGACGAGCAGGAGGAGATCCATCTGCGGCGCCAGCTGGCCTGGCTCCGGGAGACCCGCATGGCCGTGGTGGTCAGCGAGGAACAGAACGAGGTCAAGCGCTTCAGGGAGTGGAACCTCGACATCACCCCCCACCGGGTGCTGATGAAGGGGGGCTTCGAGACCGCCGACGGCAGGCGGGTGGACATGGAGACGGCGTTCAAGGACGAAGCCCACCCCTTCCGCGTCGTCATCGTCTGCGCCATGTGGCTCACGGGCTTCGACGTGCCGAGCCTCGCCACCCTCTACCTGGACAAGCCCCTCAAGGCCCATACCCTCATGCAGGCCATCGCCCGGGCCAACCGGGTGAACGAGGGGAAGAACAACGGCCTCATTGTCGACTACTGTGGCATCCTGAAAAACCTGCGGAAGGCCCTGGCCACCTTCACGGTTCCCACGGACGGAGGCGGCACCGGCGGCGGGGGAACCGACCCGGTGAAGCCCGACGAGGAACTGCTGGCGGATCTGGCCGAGGCCCTGGAACTGACGGGACGTTTCCTGGTGGAGCGGGGCTTCCAGTTGTCATGGGTGGTGGAGCGGGGGGGCTTCGAGCGCAATGCCGCCATCGCCCGGGCCAAGGAGGTCATAAACAGCAGCGAGGAGACCCGGAAGCGGTTCGAGATCATGGCCCGGGCCGTCTTTAAGAAGTTCAAGGCATGCCTGGCCGTGGAAGGGGTCAATGACCACAAGCCGCTCCATGACGCCGTGGATATCATCTATAAGAGGTTGCAGGATGACCGGGACAAGGCCGACATCGACGCGGTGCTCAGGGAGCTCCACGAGCTGGTGGAAGGGGCGATCGACGTGGCAAAGGAGCCGGCCGAGGATTACGGGAAGATCTACGACCTGAGCAAAATCGACTTCGAGCGGCTCTGCCGGGAGTTCAAGCGGTGCGGGCAGAAGAACACCATCACCTATGCCCTTGCCGTGCAGGTGGAAAATCGGCTGCTACGTATGATCCAGCGCAACCCCCTGCGGAGCGACTACTACCAGCGGTATCAGGAGATCATCCGGGACTACAACCGGGAGAAGGACCGGATCACCATCGAAGAGACCTTCGCGGCGCTGCTGCGCTTCGTGGCGGAGCTGGATCAGGAAGAGAAAAGGGCCATCAGGGAAGGGCTGGACGAGGAGCACCTGGCCCTCTTCGACCTGCTGGCCAAGCCGGAGCTATCGCCGGCGAACCGGGAAAAGCTGAAGCGGGTTTCCCAAAAGCTGCTGGACACCCTCAAGGCGGAGAAGCTCCGCATGGACAGCTGGCGCGAGAAGGAGGCCACCCGCGCCGACGTCCGGGCCTTCATCTTCGATTTCCTCTACGACGAACAGGACGGCCTGCCCGCCGACGACTACACCGACGAAGAGGTGGCGGTCAGGACCTCGCTGGTTTTCGAGCACATCTATCAGCAGTACCCCGACCTGGAGCACTCGGTGTATCAGGTACAGTAA